The Acidaminococcus fermentans DSM 20731 sequence CACGATGCTGCGGATGACCTTGTACATGTCATAGGGCATCTGGGGACCATCAGGGATCACGGTGTTCAGGCTTTCATCCATCCGATAGGCGCTGTCGCCGGTATCATAGACCGGAGGATTTTCCCGGTTGTTGCTGGGCAGGAAGCTCAGCAGGTACCGGATCTGTTCCAGACAGTCCGCATCGTTTTCCGCCGGGAAGTCCGCCACCCCGCTGCGGGTGCAGTGGGTGAAGGTGCCCCCCAGGTCTTCCTGGCCCACTTCCTCGCCGGTCACGGTTTTCACCACTTCCGGTCCGGTAATGAACATCTTGGAATTTTTCTTCACCATGTAGATGAAATCCGTCAGGGCCGGGCTGTACACGGCGCCGCCGGCGCAGGGGCCCATGATGGCGGAAATCTGGGGAATCACCCCGGATGCCAGGGTGTTCTGCTTGAACATCTTGCCGAAACCGGCCAGGGCATCAGTGGCTTCCTGGATCCGGGCACCGCCGGAATCTTCCATCCCCACGATGGGGGCCCCGGTCTTCAGGGCCATGGCCTGGACTTTGGCGATCTTGTTGGCATGCATTTCCCCCAGGGATCCCCCTTCCACGGTGAAATCCTGGGCGTAAACGAACACCGTCCGTCCGTTGACCGTACCGTAGCCCGTCACCACCCCGTCTCCGGCCAGATATTTCTTTTCCTGACCGAAGTTGGAGCAGCGATGTTCCACAAATTTATCCAGTTCTACAAAACTTCCCTCATCTAAGAACGAGTTTATCCGTTCCCGGGCAGTCATTTTACCGGCATCATGCTGTTTTCCGACTCTTTTTGCACCGCCGCCAGCTTCAATCTTCTCGTAGCGGGCAAACATATCTTCAATTTTTTCCTGTGTGGTCAAAAATACGCACCTCCTTGAAGGATTCTTTTTCTGCAACGAAACTAAAACACGGTAATTGTAACATAAATATCACCCTGTTACCACCGGTTTTCCGAAAATTTCGTTGGAGAATCCCTTATTCCTTTTCCATGGTGCCGTTTTTCAGCATTCTTTCATGGAAGGAGAAGGCTTCGGACAGGATGTGGGGAGTCTGGCTGTTGTGGCAGGCAGCGCAGGCCCGATCGAAATAATCTTTCAGGATGGGCTGGTATCTGGGGCTGGCGATCTGGTCGATGATGATCGGAGCTCTTTCTTTGGGAGACAGGCCTCTCAGGTCAGCCACGCCCCGTTCGGAAACGATTACATCCACATCGTGTTCGCAGTTGTCGATATGGGAGCAGAAGGGAACCACAGAGCTGATCTTCCCGTCTTTCCGTTCGGATTCCGCAAAGAAGATGGACAGATAGCCGTTCCGGGCAAAGTCCCCGCTGCCGCCGATGCCGTTCATCAGGTTGGTGCCGTTGATGTGGGAGGAGTTCACGTTGCCGTACAGGTCCACTTCAATGGCCGTGTTCATGGCAATGACACCCAGGCGCCGGACCACTTCCGGGTTGTTGGAGATTTCCTGGGGCCGGAGGATCAGATGGGATTTGTATTTGTCCAGGTTGCTGTAGAATCTCTTCTGGACTTCCGCAGACATGGTCAGGGAGGCCCCGGAGGCCACCCGCAGTTTCCCTGCGTCGATCAGGTCGAACATGCCGTCTTGGATGACTTCCGTATATACGGTCAGGTCTTCGAAATCAGAATGGACCAGACCGTTGATCACCGCGTTGGCCACGGACCCTACCCCGGACTGGAGGGGCAGCAGGTTCTTGGGCAGCCGGCCGGCTTTCACTTCATTTTTCAGGAATTCCACCAGGTTCCCGCCCATGGCCCGGGCATCATCGGTGATGGCCGCCAGTTTGCTGGGGGTATCCGGGATGTCGCAGGGAACGATGGCTGCCACCTTGTCCAGGTCGCAGGGGATGTAGGGAGTGCCGATCCGGTCTTCCGGCCGTTCGATGGGGATGATCTTCCGGTTGGGAGGATCCAGGGGCACATAGCAGTCATGCATCCCTTCCAGGCCCAGAGGCTGGGTCACGTTCACTTCCACGATGACTTTTTTGGCGCTCTGGACATAGCCGCAGCTGCCGCCCAGGCTGGTGGTGGGGATGATGCCGATCTTGCCCTTGCCCAGATCCTTGATGGAGCAGGCTTCGATGATGGCCACATCCACGTCCCGGTGATCCGGCAGGAAGCCGAACCGGGCCATCTGGTTGAAGGTGCTGATATGGGTGTCCAGATACCGGATCTGGCCGTTGTTGATGGCATTCCGGCAGTGC is a genomic window containing:
- the mmdA gene encoding methylmalonyl-CoA decarboxylase subunit alpha produces the protein MFARYEKIEAGGGAKRVGKQHDAGKMTARERINSFLDEGSFVELDKFVEHRCSNFGQEKKYLAGDGVVTGYGTVNGRTVFVYAQDFTVEGGSLGEMHANKIAKVQAMALKTGAPIVGMEDSGGARIQEATDALAGFGKMFKQNTLASGVIPQISAIMGPCAGGAVYSPALTDFIYMVKKNSKMFITGPEVVKTVTGEEVGQEDLGGTFTHCTRSGVADFPAENDADCLEQIRYLLSFLPSNNRENPPVYDTGDSAYRMDESLNTVIPDGPQMPYDMYKVIRSIVDNGEYVEPHRMYARNIITCLARMDGSTVGIIANQPRIMAGCLDINASDKAARFIRFCDAFRIPLINIVDVPGFLPGTDQEYGGIIRHGAKMLYAYCEATVPKITLVTRKAYGGAYLAMCAQDLGADHVIAWPTAEIAVMGPQGAAKIIFRKDPDVEQKTQEYITNFATPYYAAKHGMVEMVIEPKTTRPILIKALRMLKSKQEDRPTKKHGNIPL
- a CDS encoding succinate CoA transferase, with the translated sequence MIDITDRVHCAAALSKITTAEKAAEMIQDGMNLGMSGFTPSGYPKAVPLALAARGKEHPFKVNVWTVLPGPEIDTAMVEAGIVGNRMPYQTDKHCRNAINNGQIRYLDTHISTFNQMARFGFLPDHRDVDVAIIEACSIKDLGKGKIGIIPTTSLGGSCGYVQSAKKVIVEVNVTQPLGLEGMHDCYVPLDPPNRKIIPIERPEDRIGTPYIPCDLDKVAAIVPCDIPDTPSKLAAITDDARAMGGNLVEFLKNEVKAGRLPKNLLPLQSGVGSVANAVINGLVHSDFEDLTVYTEVIQDGMFDLIDAGKLRVASGASLTMSAEVQKRFYSNLDKYKSHLILRPQEISNNPEVVRRLGVIAMNTAIEVDLYGNVNSSHINGTNLMNGIGGSGDFARNGYLSIFFAESERKDGKISSVVPFCSHIDNCEHDVDVIVSERGVADLRGLSPKERAPIIIDQIASPRYQPILKDYFDRACAACHNSQTPHILSEAFSFHERMLKNGTMEKE